The DNA region GGCAAGATAAAGAGTTTATAAATAATCGTGTTTATGATATGGAAAGCATTGAAAAAGAGGCTTTAAAATGGACTCCTGAAGTTGTTGAAGATGTAACTGGGGTAAAAAAAGAAACTTTATTAAAAATTACAGAAGTTTATGCTAAAAATCGCCCAGGAACGCTTATTTGGGCTATGGGTTTAACACAGCATACAATAGGCACATCAAACACAAGACTTGCTCCTATTTTGCAACTAGCTCTTGGAAATGCAGGTAAATCAGGTGGTGGATGTAATATTTTAAGAGGACATGATAATGTTCAAGGCGCAAGCGATGTAGGTTGTTTGAGTGAAAATTTACCAGGATATTATGCATTAAATGAAACTAGTTGGAGACATTATGCAAACGTTTGGAAAGTAGATTATGAGTGGCTAGTATCACGTTTTGTAAGTAAAGAGATGATGCATAAAAGTGGTTTTACTCTTTCAAGATGGTGGGCAGGTGTATTAGATGGTAAAAATGGAAATGATAAAATTCACAATGCCAACACTAGTTTAAAAGCACTTGTTGTAATGGGTAATGGTATAACATCAACTGCCCAGCAAGTAAAAGTTCAAGAAGGACTTGATAATTTAGAGCTTTTAGTTATAACTGATCCTTTTGTAAATGAAGCTGCTGTCATAACAAATAAAAAAGATAATATTTTTATTCTTCCAGCTGCAACTCAATATGAATGTTCAGGCACCGTGGTAGCTACAAATAGAAGTGCTCAATGGAGATTTAAAGCAATTGAGCCAATGTATGAGAGTAAGCCTGATGAGTATTTTTTATTTGAACTTGCTAAAAAACTTGGTTTTTATGATGAGTATGTGAGATCTTTAGGCGATGGAAAAGGAAATTTTCAGTGGCCAGAAGATGCAACAAGAGAGCTAACTAATGGATTAAAAAGTATAGGATATACTGGTTGGACTCCTGAAAGAATTAAAAACCACACTCTTCATTGGGAGAAATTTGATAAAAAAACATTAAAGGGCTTTGATGAGTGTAAAGGTGAATATTATGGACTTCCTTGGCCATGCTGGACTACAAAACATCCAGGAACTCCAAATTTATATGACATAAGTAAACCTGTAATGGATGGTGGAATGGGCTTTAGAAACAATTTTGGTTTAGAACACAACGGCGTTAGCCAGCTTGCTATAGATGGACCTGTTGGCTCATCAATAAATAAAGGCTATCCTCAAATAACAAAAGATAATATTGAAGAGATTTTAGGCATAACATTAACTGATGAAGAAAAAGAGAAAATGGGAAAATCATGGAGTACTGATACAAGCAATATAATTGCTGAAAAATGCATGGAACAAGGTATTTCGCCTTATGGAAATGCAAGAGCAAGAGTAAGAGCTTGGAATTTTCCTGATGAGATTCCAATTCATAGAGAGCCACTTCATTCAAGAAGACATGATTTAGCTAAAAAATATCCAAGTTATGATGATAAGATAGATCATTACAGAGTTGATACTAAATATAAAAGTGTTCAACTTGCTAAAGACTATAGTAAAGAGTTTCCTATAAATTTAATTACAGGAAGACTTGTAAATTTAAACGGTGCAGGTATGGAAAATAGAGCAAGTCATTTTTTAGCAAGACTTACGCCTGAAATGTTTTGTGATATAAATCCAAATTTGGCTAAAAAATATGGTATTAAAGATGGCGATATGATGAAAATTTCTAGCCCAGAGGGAACTTGGATAAAAGTAAAAGCTAGATTTACTTATGCGGTAAATGAAGTATCTGTACATTTGCCATTCCACTTTACTGGTGTAATGCAAGGAGTTGATATGTCTAAGAATTACCCAACTGGAACAAGGCCATACGCAATAGGCGAAAGTGCTAACACAGTTACAAACTATGGATACGATATATTTTGTCAGATTCCTGAAACAAAAGGCGGATTATGCCGCATAGAAAAAGCATAAGGAGTAGTTTATGTCAAATACAAGAATGAAATTTTTATGTGACTTGGATAGGTGCATTGATTGTCATGGCTGCACGGTTGCGTGCGATAGTGGGCATGAGTTACCTCTTGATGTAAGAAGAAGAAGAGTTTATACTTTTAATGAAGGTGTTGTTGGTAAGGAGTATTCAGTTTCAATTGCTTGTATGCACTGCACTGATGCTCCTTGTGCGCAAGTTTGTCCAGTAAATTGTTTTTATATAAGAGATGATGGGATAGTTTTACACGACAAAGATACTTGCATAGCTTGTGGATATTGCTTATATGCATGTCCTTATGGAGCACCACAATTTCCTAGAAATGAAACTAAATTTTTACCAAAAGGTGTTATGGATAAATGCACTATGTGTGCTGGAGGACCTGAAAAAACCCATAGTGATGATGAGTTTCATAAATATGGTCAAAACCGTATAGCAGAGGGCAAAGTTCCACTTTGTGCTGCTATGTGCTCTACAAAAGCACTTTTGGTTGGAGATAAAAAAGTTGTTGATAAAATCTATAACGACAGAGTTGAGCTTAGAGGTTATAATACGGGATTTTTAGGAACATTGGATGAATATCCTGGAAATTCTTGGAAATAATTAGTTTTTTTACAGAAAGTAAAATTTAGATTTATATTGTATAATAGTTAAATTTAATGTTTTTTAAAAGGTATAAAGATGAGAAAAATTTTTATTTTGCTTTGCTCTTTTGCTGGGCTTTTTGCATATAATGAAGAATTTAAAAAAGCAATTCAATATGATAGTAGTGTTTGGGGAAAAGCTAGGGTTGAAAATATAGATGCTTATTACAACCATCCTTTTGCTGAATGGTTTGTTTGGCTTCAAAGTAGTGGTTTTTTTGCAAATTTAGCTTTATTTGCAATAATTGCTGTCTTAGTCGCTTTTGTTGGGCACTATGCTATCGTAGGGCCAAAGTCATTTTCACACGATCATGGTAAGGTTTATGCTTTTAATGTTATAGAAAGACTTACTCATGCAGTTGCGGCACTTTCTTGGGTTATCCTTGTTCCGACTGGTATTATTATGATGTTTG from Campylobacter ureolyticus includes:
- a CDS encoding formate dehydrogenase subunit alpha, with protein sequence MSQVDIQSPKIGRRSFLKMAALSGALAGASTLSSAKATREATSDELSNPYPGSKKVRTVCTACSVGCGIIAEVLDGVWIRQEVAEDHPFSVGGHCCKGADMVDMARSSVRLKYPMVKENGKWKRITYKEAIENIGAQLKKYMDENPEQTMFIGSAKMSNEQAYYIRKFAAMYGTNNIDHQARIUHSATVAGVANTWGYGAMTNSLNDIAFSKAIIIFGANPAVNHPVGFRHFLKARENGAVMITIDPRYTHTAAKSDYFAQIRPGTDIAFIYGMLHIIFKNGWQDKEFINNRVYDMESIEKEALKWTPEVVEDVTGVKKETLLKITEVYAKNRPGTLIWAMGLTQHTIGTSNTRLAPILQLALGNAGKSGGGCNILRGHDNVQGASDVGCLSENLPGYYALNETSWRHYANVWKVDYEWLVSRFVSKEMMHKSGFTLSRWWAGVLDGKNGNDKIHNANTSLKALVVMGNGITSTAQQVKVQEGLDNLELLVITDPFVNEAAVITNKKDNIFILPAATQYECSGTVVATNRSAQWRFKAIEPMYESKPDEYFLFELAKKLGFYDEYVRSLGDGKGNFQWPEDATRELTNGLKSIGYTGWTPERIKNHTLHWEKFDKKTLKGFDECKGEYYGLPWPCWTTKHPGTPNLYDISKPVMDGGMGFRNNFGLEHNGVSQLAIDGPVGSSINKGYPQITKDNIEEILGITLTDEEKEKMGKSWSTDTSNIIAEKCMEQGISPYGNARARVRAWNFPDEIPIHREPLHSRRHDLAKKYPSYDDKIDHYRVDTKYKSVQLAKDYSKEFPINLITGRLVNLNGAGMENRASHFLARLTPEMFCDINPNLAKKYGIKDGDMMKISSPEGTWIKVKARFTYAVNEVSVHLPFHFTGVMQGVDMSKNYPTGTRPYAIGESANTVTNYGYDIFCQIPETKGGLCRIEKA
- the fdh3B gene encoding formate dehydrogenase FDH3 subunit beta, producing the protein MSNTRMKFLCDLDRCIDCHGCTVACDSGHELPLDVRRRRVYTFNEGVVGKEYSVSIACMHCTDAPCAQVCPVNCFYIRDDGIVLHDKDTCIACGYCLYACPYGAPQFPRNETKFLPKGVMDKCTMCAGGPEKTHSDDEFHKYGQNRIAEGKVPLCAAMCSTKALLVGDKKVVDKIYNDRVELRGYNTGFLGTLDEYPGNSWK